GACTCAGGGTTCAACGAGCGTGGCGAAAAGGGTCCAGAAGCTGGATTGGTAAGACCAGGGGGAGCGAACGGCGCTGCCTGCATTGGGTATAGCGTAGGGGATGGCCAAGGAGAAGGTGATTTCTGCGGACGCGCCGTCCAAGCTGCGGCTGGTCTCTCGGGTTACGCCGGAAACAAACCCCTGGGCCTGAAGTGTCAACCCGGGTCCGAGGCAGGCGGGTATGGGCTTTCCCTGACCGGTGCAGGGAATGTTGACGGTTGGCCAGGCGGTGCTGATCAAGTTGGGGCCTGCGGCGGGGCCAAGGAGCAGTTGTTGGTTTGTCACCCGCAACTCGTTGGCGCTGACAGGGTCCGTCGCCCGCCCCCAATAGCCGGGGATGGAGGTACCCTCGGCGACGACGCCCCCTTCGGCGGCCAGATCGAAGACGTTGCGGCTCTCCTGATTGAGCAGGACGAGGTCGGTGGTATGATGGGCCATCTCAACGACGGTCAGCAGGGTTTCGAGCAAAGCCAAACCCACCATCGACGCGATGGTGCCGGCCACCATCACCTCAAGAAGGGTGAAGCCTCTTTGGGAGGG
The sequence above is drawn from the Magnetococcales bacterium genome and encodes:
- a CDS encoding prepilin-type N-terminal cleavage/methylation domain-containing protein, whose amino-acid sequence is MNLSQPAPSQRGFTLLEVMVAGTIASMVGLALLETLLTVVEMAHHTTDLVLLNQESRNVFDLAAEGGVVAEGTSIPGYWGRATDPVSANELRVTNQQLLLGPAAGPNLISTAWPTVNIPCTGQGKPIPACLGPGLTLQAQGFVSGVTRETSRSLDGASAEITFSLAIPYAIPNAGSAVRSPWSYQSSFWTLFATLVEP